A single region of the Anaerostipes rhamnosivorans genome encodes:
- a CDS encoding response regulator transcription factor — translation MLQSEILIVEDDRDLAEIAIDYMEQKGLECLRAGSAEDAFDALYQQPIRLIILDINLPGMNGFQFIEKLRKETQVPVIFISARTSDTDKVKGLMLGGDDYLSKPYSLAELHSRVLALLRRTYGYSVLQPLCFSDIIIDQKSQTVKKAGRPLELTSKMYELLVYLAAHPEEILTKERLFTEIWGYGSESTPSVLAVHIRWLREKIEKNPSNPKHILTVYGKGYRFEE, via the coding sequence ATGCTTCAATCAGAAATATTGATCGTAGAAGACGACAGGGATCTTGCAGAGATTGCCATAGATTATATGGAACAAAAAGGACTTGAATGTCTCCGTGCAGGCAGTGCGGAGGATGCATTTGATGCTTTATACCAACAGCCCATCAGGCTGATTATCCTGGACATCAATCTGCCAGGAATGAATGGTTTTCAATTTATAGAAAAACTCAGAAAAGAAACGCAGGTGCCAGTTATCTTTATTTCTGCAAGGACCAGTGACACGGATAAGGTAAAAGGGCTGATGCTCGGCGGAGATGATTACCTCTCCAAACCGTATTCACTGGCAGAGCTGCATTCCAGAGTTCTGGCACTGCTCCGGAGAACTTATGGATATTCCGTATTACAGCCACTCTGTTTTTCTGATATCATCATTGACCAGAAGAGCCAGACAGTAAAAAAGGCGGGCAGGCCATTGGAATTAACCTCAAAAATGTACGAACTGCTTGTCTATCTCGCTGCCCATCCGGAAGAGATTTTGACAAAAGAGCGGTTGTTTACAGAAATCTGGGGGTATGGCTCAGAATCCACACCTTCCGTGCTGGCAGTCCACATCCGGTGGCTGAGGGAGAAAATCGAAAAAAATCCCTCTAATCCGAAGCATATTTTGACTGTTTACGGTAAGGGTTACCGTTTTGAGGAGTAG
- a CDS encoding type I restriction endonuclease subunit R, giving the protein MPYFNIVAETSENTVVTEYEPVKARSDIYQSEAALEKEFIRLLCEQGYEYLTIHTEKDLIANLRNQLEELNSYHFTDNEWEHFFADSIANPNEHIVEKTRKIQEDSVEVLKRDDGSTKNIALINKKNIHSNRLQVINQYVLGKEEGAKYDNRYDVTVLVNGLPLVHIELKRRGVAIREAFNQINRYQRDSFWAGCGLFEYVQIFVISNGTNTKYFSNSTRKNVEKENEKKGSSKTKTSNSFEFTSFWADANNRIIPDLIDFTKTFFAKHSLLNVLTKYCIFTSENMLMVMRPYQITATERILNRIEIANNYKKYGSVEGGGYIWHTTGSGKTLTSFKTARLASMLPYIDKVLFVVDRKDLDYQTMKEYDRFEKGAANSNTSTVILKKQLEDPNTHIIITTIQKLATFIKKNSNHPVYDKHIVIIFDECHRSQFGDMHIAIVKNFKKYHLFGFTGTPIFAVNSGRAKNPEFFTTGQTFGDQLHTYTIVDAINDKNVLPFRVDYIKTMDMDEEITDEMVWDINREKAMMAPKRIELVTRYILEHFDQKTYRGNKTYIYNTLTNIAEVASADRGAVDEIKRKQRVSGFNSIFAVASVPMAKLYYQEFMRQMAADPTRKLRIATIFSYSANEEETDGILDEENSENTSALDQPSRDFLEAAIKDYNKMFHTNYDTSSDKFQNYYKDVSLRMKNKELDLLIVVNMFLTGFDATTLNTLWVDKNLKMHGLIQAFSRTNRILNSIKTFGNIVCFRNLQKRVDNAISLFGDKDAGGIVLLHSFKDYYYGYESVDGKPMPGYVDLMEDLSNKFPLTAPQIIGEQNQKDFISLFGAILRMRNLLVSFDEFQGKELITERDLQDYLGRYQDLRDEWKRRRDAGESTDITDDIVFEVELIKQIEINIDYILMLVKKYHDTHCEDKEVLITINKAIDASPELRSKKQLIENFISGVNDVDDVMSEWHRYVVKQREEDLETIITEEKLKPEDTRKFLDNAFREGEIKTAGTDIDKLMPPVSRFGGSGRAKKKQGIIDKLKVFFEKYFGIGGPASFTEPEEHRATIYELDPQATLPMAAESNSPYGKKDE; this is encoded by the coding sequence GTGCCTTATTTCAATATTGTAGCCGAAACATCGGAGAACACTGTTGTTACAGAATATGAGCCAGTCAAGGCTCGTTCCGATATCTATCAGAGTGAGGCTGCATTAGAAAAAGAATTCATTCGTCTGCTCTGTGAACAAGGCTATGAATATCTGACCATTCATACGGAGAAGGACTTGATTGCCAATCTCCGCAATCAACTGGAAGAACTAAACAGCTACCATTTTACTGATAATGAATGGGAGCATTTCTTCGCAGATTCCATTGCAAACCCTAATGAGCATATCGTTGAGAAAACACGAAAAATCCAAGAGGACTCTGTCGAAGTCCTAAAGCGAGACGATGGTTCCACCAAAAACATTGCTTTGATTAACAAAAAGAATATTCACAGCAATCGTCTGCAGGTTATCAACCAGTATGTTCTTGGTAAAGAAGAGGGCGCGAAATATGATAATCGCTACGATGTGACCGTGCTTGTAAACGGTCTGCCTTTGGTACATATCGAACTGAAAAGGCGTGGTGTTGCCATTCGTGAGGCGTTTAATCAAATTAACCGCTATCAACGTGACTCCTTCTGGGCAGGTTGTGGCTTATTTGAGTATGTGCAGATTTTTGTTATATCCAATGGCACGAATACAAAATATTTTTCCAACAGCACAAGAAAGAATGTGGAGAAGGAAAACGAAAAGAAAGGTAGTAGTAAAACGAAAACAAGCAACAGCTTTGAATTCACATCATTCTGGGCGGATGCCAACAATCGCATCATCCCGGATTTGATTGATTTTACCAAGACCTTTTTTGCAAAACATTCCCTCTTAAATGTACTGACTAAATATTGCATTTTCACATCAGAAAATATGCTGATGGTTATGCGTCCGTATCAGATTACGGCAACAGAACGTATTCTAAATCGGATTGAGATTGCTAATAACTATAAAAAATATGGCAGCGTAGAAGGTGGCGGATATATCTGGCACACCACAGGAAGTGGTAAAACTTTGACTTCTTTTAAGACTGCACGGCTTGCTTCAATGCTCCCATATATCGACAAGGTGCTGTTTGTGGTAGACCGTAAGGATCTGGACTATCAAACTATGAAGGAGTATGACCGTTTTGAAAAAGGTGCTGCCAACAGCAACACTTCCACAGTTATTCTGAAAAAACAGTTGGAAGATCCTAACACGCATATTATCATTACAACCATTCAAAAGCTGGCTACCTTTATCAAAAAGAACAGTAATCATCCAGTTTATGATAAGCATATTGTTATTATCTTCGATGAGTGCCATCGTAGCCAGTTTGGGGATATGCATATAGCCATCGTAAAGAACTTCAAAAAGTACCATTTGTTTGGTTTCACCGGGACACCTATTTTTGCGGTCAACTCTGGCAGAGCAAAGAATCCAGAATTCTTTACCACCGGACAGACCTTTGGCGACCAGTTACATACCTACACCATTGTAGATGCCATCAATGATAAAAATGTTCTGCCATTCCGTGTGGACTATATCAAGACAATGGACATGGACGAAGAAATTACAGACGAGATGGTTTGGGACATCAACCGTGAAAAGGCTATGATGGCTCCTAAGCGGATTGAATTGGTGACACGGTATATTCTGGAGCATTTTGACCAAAAGACGTATCGTGGGAATAAAACCTATATATATAATACATTAACAAATATTGCAGAGGTGGCTTCTGCTGATCGTGGTGCTGTGGATGAAATCAAACGAAAACAGCGTGTCAGCGGTTTTAACTCTATTTTTGCCGTTGCCTCTGTACCTATGGCAAAACTATACTACCAAGAATTTATGCGGCAGATGGCAGCAGACCCGACAAGGAAACTGCGGATTGCTACCATATTCAGTTATAGTGCAAACGAAGAGGAAACAGACGGTATTCTGGATGAAGAGAATTCGGAAAATACATCTGCCCTCGACCAACCCTCCCGTGATTTTTTAGAAGCAGCCATCAAGGACTACAACAAGATGTTTCATACCAACTATGACACCTCCAGTGACAAATTCCAGAATTATTATAAAGATGTATCTCTGAGAATGAAGAATAAGGAGCTGGATCTGCTGATTGTAGTGAATATGTTCCTAACAGGATTTGATGCCACTACACTTAATACGTTGTGGGTGGATAAGAATTTAAAAATGCATGGACTGATACAGGCATTCAGCCGTACCAACCGTATCCTCAATTCAATCAAGACCTTCGGAAATATTGTATGTTTCCGAAATCTTCAAAAACGTGTAGATAATGCTATTTCCCTGTTTGGGGATAAGGATGCGGGAGGTATCGTACTGCTGCACAGTTTCAAAGATTATTATTACGGTTATGAATCTGTAGACGGAAAGCCCATGCCGGGATATGTGGATTTAATGGAGGACTTGTCAAATAAGTTTCCACTTACAGCTCCCCAGATTATTGGAGAACAGAATCAAAAGGATTTTATTTCACTGTTCGGAGCAATCCTGCGTATGCGTAATCTGCTCGTTTCTTTTGATGAATTTCAAGGTAAAGAACTGATAACAGAGCGTGACCTGCAGGACTACCTTGGAAGATACCAGGATTTGCGTGATGAATGGAAACGCAGGCGTGATGCCGGGGAAAGTACGGATATCACAGATGATATCGTGTTTGAAGTGGAATTGATAAAGCAGATTGAAATCAATATCGATTATATTTTAATGCTTGTAAAAAAGTATCACGATACCCACTGCGAGGATAAGGAAGTACTCATTACCATTAACAAGGCAATCGATGCCAGCCCGGAACTCCGTAGCAAGAAACAGTTGATTGAAAACTTTATTTCAGGGGTCAATGATGTGGATGATGTCATGAGTGAATGGCACAGGTATGTTGTAAAACAACGAGAGGAAGATTTGGAAACCATTATTACAGAGGAAAAGCTGAAGCCGGAGGATACCCGTAAATTCCTGGATAACGCATTTCGTGAAGGTGAAATTAAAACTGCCGGGACGGACATTGATAAATTGATGCCTCCTGTTTCTCGTTTTGGCGGCAGTGGAAGAGCCAAGAAAAAGCAAGGTATTATTGACAAACTAAAAGTGTTTTTTGAAAAGTATTTTGGCATCGGCGGGCCGGCATCCTTCACAGAGCCGGAAGAACACAGAGCTACCATCTATGAATTGGACCCACAGGCCACCCTTCCTATGGCAGCAGAATCCAATTCACCATATGGAAAGAAAGACGAATAA
- a CDS encoding restriction endonuclease subunit S, whose protein sequence is MSKLGELIRELCPNGVEFCKIKDVYTRLKGTPITAGKMKEIDNPDGEVRVFAGGKTVINAFEEDIPKANITRVPAVLVQSRGVIDVVYYEEPFTFKNEMWAYTADEKISVKYLYYVMKNNIQQFRGAASGMGSLPQISLKVTEEFVIPMPPLPVQSEIVRILDNFTELTAELTAELTAELTARKKQYEYYRDKLLTFNELS, encoded by the coding sequence ATGAGCAAATTAGGTGAACTGATTCGGGAGTTATGCCCGAATGGAGTGGAGTTTTGTAAAATAAAAGATGTATATACAAGACTCAAGGGTACTCCTATCACAGCTGGAAAAATGAAGGAAATAGATAACCCGGATGGAGAAGTTAGAGTTTTCGCGGGAGGTAAGACGGTAATTAATGCATTTGAAGAAGACATTCCAAAAGCAAATATTACAAGGGTCCCTGCTGTTCTAGTTCAATCTCGTGGAGTTATTGATGTAGTGTACTATGAAGAACCATTTACTTTCAAAAATGAAATGTGGGCATATACAGCGGATGAGAAGATATCAGTAAAATATCTATATTATGTAATGAAGAACAATATTCAGCAGTTTAGAGGTGCGGCTTCTGGTATGGGTTCGTTACCACAGATTTCGCTGAAGGTAACAGAAGAATTCGTTATTCCAATGCCTCCGTTACCAGTACAGAGTGAAATTGTCCGTATACTAGACAATTTCACGGAGCTTACGGCGGAGCTTACGGCGGAGCTTACGGCGGAGCTTACCGCGAGAAAAAAACAATATGAATACTACAGAGATAAATTACTAACATTTAACGAATTATCCTAA
- a CDS encoding type I restriction-modification system subunit M yields the protein MIDTKKEQERDELHRAIWAIADELRGAVDGWDFKNYVLGTMFYRYISENLCNYINEGEIKAGNTDFDFAIMSDEDVEEAREGLVQEKGFFILPSELFCNVRKRAAEDENLNETLERVFRHIEESAKGSEAESDFAGLFDDYDVNNNKLGSTVAKRNEKLVKLLNGVGEMNLGEVKDHSIDAFGDAYEYLMTMYASNAGKSGGEFFTPAEVSELLTRLGTVGKTEINKVYDPACGSGSLLLKAEKILGKDAIRNGFYGQEINITTYNLCRINMFLHDVGFDKFDIACEDTLISPKHWDDEPFELIVSNPPYSIKWEGDKNPLLINDPRFAPAGVLAPKSRADMAFIMHSLSWLASNGTAAIVCFPGIMYRGGAEQKIRKYLIENNFVDCIIQLPGNLFFGTSIATCIMVMKKNKNDNKTLFIDASTECIKVTNNNKLTPENIDRIVNVFAKREKVAHFSHLAAYEQIKDNNYNLSVSTYVEAEDTREKIDIVKLNGEIEEIVKREDELREAIRTIIEEIEV from the coding sequence ATGATTGATACTAAAAAAGAACAGGAACGGGACGAACTGCACCGTGCAATATGGGCAATCGCAGATGAACTGCGTGGAGCGGTTGATGGATGGGATTTCAAAAACTATGTCCTTGGCACGATGTTTTACCGATACATATCCGAAAATTTGTGTAATTATATCAATGAGGGGGAAATCAAAGCCGGAAATACAGACTTTGACTTTGCTATCATGTCCGATGAGGATGTAGAAGAAGCCAGAGAAGGTTTGGTGCAGGAAAAGGGATTTTTTATTTTGCCAAGTGAACTGTTTTGTAACGTAAGAAAACGGGCTGCTGAGGATGAAAACCTGAACGAAACCTTAGAGCGCGTATTTCGTCACATTGAGGAATCTGCAAAAGGCAGCGAGGCTGAGAGCGATTTTGCCGGACTGTTTGATGATTATGATGTAAACAATAATAAGCTGGGTTCTACCGTAGCTAAGCGCAATGAAAAATTGGTCAAGCTGTTAAACGGTGTCGGTGAGATGAATTTAGGTGAGGTCAAGGACCACAGCATTGATGCCTTTGGCGATGCCTATGAATACTTAATGACCATGTATGCGTCTAATGCAGGTAAATCGGGTGGTGAATTCTTTACTCCTGCTGAGGTATCAGAATTATTGACACGTCTTGGTACTGTGGGCAAGACTGAAATCAATAAGGTATATGACCCTGCGTGCGGATCTGGCTCGCTTCTTCTCAAGGCTGAAAAAATTCTTGGTAAGGATGCAATACGTAACGGCTTCTACGGACAGGAAATCAATATCACCACATATAATCTTTGCCGTATCAATATGTTTTTGCATGATGTCGGCTTTGATAAATTCGATATTGCTTGTGAAGATACATTAATATCTCCGAAACATTGGGATGATGAACCTTTTGAATTGATTGTTTCCAATCCGCCGTACTCTATCAAGTGGGAAGGTGACAAAAATCCACTGCTTATCAATGACCCGCGTTTTGCTCCTGCCGGAGTGCTTGCTCCAAAGAGCAGGGCAGACATGGCATTTATTATGCACAGCCTTTCATGGCTTGCATCCAACGGCACGGCGGCTATCGTATGTTTTCCTGGTATTATGTATCGTGGCGGTGCAGAGCAGAAAATCCGTAAGTACCTCATAGAGAATAACTTTGTGGACTGCATTATCCAATTGCCGGGCAATCTTTTCTTCGGCACTTCCATTGCCACCTGCATTATGGTAATGAAGAAAAATAAGAATGATAACAAGACATTGTTCATTGATGCATCTACTGAATGTATAAAGGTCACCAATAACAATAAGCTGACTCCGGAGAATATAGACCGTATCGTGAATGTATTCGCAAAACGTGAGAAAGTGGCACACTTCTCTCATCTGGCAGCCTACGAGCAAATTAAGGACAACAATTACAATCTTTCTGTATCCACCTATGTGGAGGCAGAGGATACCCGTGAGAAGATTGACATCGTAAAGCTGAATGGGGAAATCGAAGAAATAGTCAAGCGTGAAGATGAACTGCGTGAAGCCATTCGAACTATCATTGAAGAAATCGAGGTGTGA
- a CDS encoding helix-turn-helix domain-containing protein produces the protein MSNTSLQQGAVFSANMVTWLKCIEDISFDSKENNCHFLKCSVDDILEFIPDEDGGKEND, from the coding sequence ATGTCAAACACATCACTACAACAGGGGGCTGTATTCTCTGCAAATATGGTCACATGGCTGAAATGCATTGAAGACATATCTTTCGACAGCAAAGAAAACAACTGCCACTTTTTAAAGTGTAGCGTGGATGATATTTTGGAGTTTATTCCAGATGAAGACGGAGGAAAAGAGAATGATTGA
- a CDS encoding Fic family protein gives MFMTVKEAAEKWGISDRRVRILCSEGKIPGVTREGRSWAIPADAVKPEDGRYKTVESLLAMIDTKKAELDTRRPLTEGEVERLTEEFIVEYTYNSNAMEGNTLTLRETDMVLRGLTIDQKPLKDHMEAIDHKEAFEFVQDLVKEQVPLTENIIKQIHYLVLMDKKDDRGVYRRVPVRIMGAKHEPVQPYLIQPKMEQLLDSYRNSTEHVIPRLAQFHIEFQGIHPFIDGNGRTGRLLINLELMKAGYPPIDIKFTDRVAYYKAFDEYYGKHKPDAMGKLLAGYVNERLDSYLAMLKE, from the coding sequence ATGTTTATGACAGTGAAAGAAGCTGCAGAGAAATGGGGAATTTCAGATCGGAGAGTGCGAATTCTTTGTTCAGAAGGAAAAATCCCAGGTGTTACCCGTGAAGGACGCAGTTGGGCAATACCGGCAGATGCGGTGAAACCAGAGGATGGGCGATACAAAACGGTTGAAAGTCTGCTGGCAATGATTGATACGAAGAAAGCTGAGCTGGATACCAGGCGACCATTGACAGAAGGTGAAGTAGAACGCTTGACGGAGGAGTTCATAGTTGAGTACACTTATAATTCCAATGCCATGGAAGGTAATACGCTTACGCTGCGTGAAACTGATATGGTGCTACGAGGATTAACCATCGATCAGAAACCGCTGAAGGATCATATGGAGGCGATTGATCACAAAGAGGCTTTTGAATTTGTCCAGGACTTGGTAAAAGAACAGGTGCCCTTGACAGAGAATATCATCAAACAGATTCATTATCTTGTATTAATGGATAAAAAAGATGATCGTGGTGTTTATCGGAGAGTGCCTGTGAGAATCATGGGGGCAAAACATGAGCCAGTACAACCGTATTTGATTCAGCCAAAAATGGAGCAGCTTCTAGATAGTTACCGGAATAGTACAGAGCATGTTATTCCAAGGCTTGCCCAATTTCATATTGAATTTCAGGGAATTCATCCTTTCATTGATGGGAACGGCCGTACTGGGCGTTTGCTCATAAATTTGGAACTGATGAAGGCTGGATATCCGCCGATTGATATTAAGTTTACGGATCGGGTGGCCTATTATAAGGCTTTCGACGAGTATTATGGTAAACATAAGCCGGATGCAATGGGGAAGTTACTTGCTGGATATGTGAATGAGAGGCTGGACAGCTATTTGGCAATGTTGAAGGAGTAG
- a CDS encoding hydrolase, which yields METTITRDEAFKLLKKYNKEPFHIQHALTVEGVMRWYANELGYGQEEDYWGITGLLHDIDFELYPEEHCQKAPELLREGGIGEDMIRSVCSHGYGICSDIQPDHQMEKVLFAADELTGLIGAAALMRPSKSVQDMKLSSIRKKFKDKKFAAGCSRDVISQGAQNLGWELNELFEKTILAMRSCEDSIKQEMQKYEQ from the coding sequence ATGGAAACAACAATAACACGTGATGAAGCCTTTAAGCTTCTAAAGAAATATAATAAAGAGCCTTTTCACATCCAGCATGCACTGACAGTCGAAGGTGTCATGAGATGGTATGCCAATGAATTGGGTTACGGACAGGAGGAAGACTATTGGGGGATCACCGGACTTCTTCACGATATTGACTTTGAATTATACCCAGAGGAACACTGCCAAAAGGCCCCGGAACTTTTACGGGAAGGCGGCATAGGGGAAGATATGATACGTTCCGTCTGTTCTCACGGCTATGGGATCTGTTCTGACATCCAGCCGGACCACCAGATGGAGAAAGTCTTATTTGCGGCAGATGAGCTGACCGGCCTGATCGGAGCCGCCGCATTGATGCGCCCTTCTAAAAGTGTCCAGGATATGAAACTTTCCAGCATCCGTAAGAAGTTTAAAGATAAAAAGTTTGCGGCCGGCTGCTCCCGGGATGTAATCTCCCAGGGTGCACAAAATCTGGGCTGGGAGTTAAACGAGCTCTTTGAAAAAACAATTCTGGCCATGCGCTCCTGTGAAGATTCTATTAAACAGGAAATGCAGAAATACGAACAATAG
- a CDS encoding CD3324 family protein has protein sequence MNYKNAASILPASLLEQLQDYVQGGYLYIPKKEDQHKKWGDKTGSRTRTSQRNQRIRKDYHSGMSIEKLSDTYFLSVHTIRKIVYGR, from the coding sequence ATGAATTATAAAAATGCAGCTTCCATTCTTCCCGCATCCCTTTTGGAACAGCTTCAGGACTATGTACAGGGAGGTTATCTGTACATACCTAAAAAAGAAGACCAGCATAAAAAATGGGGTGATAAGACAGGGAGCCGGACCAGGACTTCCCAGCGCAATCAACGTATCCGAAAGGATTATCATTCAGGGATGTCCATAGAAAAACTGTCAGATACATATTTTCTTTCCGTACATACCATTCGAAAGATTGTATACGGCAGATGA
- a CDS encoding cation diffusion facilitator family transporter, with product MKKDKKSASLFQLTVLGIVLNLFLSILKFTAGAVSHSVTVTADGWNNLTDAGTTAVTMFGLWAAGCGAGKHHPYGHGRLEWLLGMLASASVITIGFELLKTSVSALYRGQQSDYQTVVFFVLFLSVAVKIWMYFYQKRAGLAMESETLKAMSKDSLSDAFATGAVLISAFVTRFTEWNIDGWCGIGVAVLILANGLKSFTEIVEKVIGTQPEGSILQEVEDIISKQEGVACFYGLNIHDYGLKHYIVSVKILGKDSGIFTKALELSLMLEQKYNCSCTVQAGIAAEESNEIKQLRNDLNEKAGEIHPLLELINCRFIRAGEHTLITADLCVPISLQKKEDMILKELRHTAGKAGTQYQLELSPFVENNHIRSWKTLKKSKKQKG from the coding sequence ATGAAAAAGGATAAAAAAAGCGCCAGCCTTTTCCAGTTGACTGTATTGGGTATTGTCTTAAATCTTTTTCTGAGCATCCTAAAATTCACGGCGGGAGCTGTCAGCCATTCCGTGACCGTGACGGCGGACGGGTGGAACAACTTAACGGATGCGGGAACAACGGCCGTGACCATGTTCGGCCTCTGGGCGGCAGGCTGCGGCGCGGGGAAACACCATCCATACGGACACGGCAGGCTGGAGTGGCTCCTTGGAATGCTGGCGTCAGCCTCCGTGATCACCATAGGATTTGAATTGTTAAAAACTTCGGTCTCAGCTTTATACAGGGGACAGCAATCGGATTATCAAACCGTCGTTTTTTTCGTATTGTTTCTCTCTGTGGCAGTAAAGATATGGATGTACTTTTATCAAAAAAGGGCTGGTCTTGCCATGGAGTCAGAGACATTAAAAGCCATGTCTAAGGACTCTTTATCAGATGCCTTTGCGACAGGGGCAGTCCTCATTTCTGCTTTCGTCACAAGGTTCACTGAGTGGAACATTGACGGGTGGTGCGGCATAGGGGTTGCAGTCCTCATCCTGGCCAATGGATTGAAAAGTTTTACAGAGATCGTAGAAAAAGTGATCGGAACACAGCCAGAGGGCAGTATTTTACAGGAGGTTGAGGATATCATATCAAAGCAGGAGGGCGTTGCATGTTTTTATGGACTAAACATCCATGACTACGGCCTTAAGCACTACATCGTTTCCGTCAAAATATTGGGTAAGGACAGCGGTATTTTTACAAAAGCCCTGGAACTTTCTTTGATGCTTGAGCAGAAGTACAACTGCAGCTGTACGGTTCAGGCAGGAATTGCAGCAGAAGAGTCCAACGAAATAAAACAACTAAGAAATGACCTGAATGAAAAAGCAGGGGAGATCCATCCGCTGCTGGAGCTTATAAACTGCCGTTTTATCAGGGCAGGAGAACATACCCTGATTACGGCAGACCTTTGTGTTCCTATTTCACTCCAGAAAAAGGAAGATATGATTTTAAAAGAACTCAGACATACGGCAGGAAAGGCCGGAACCCAGTATCAGCTGGAACTAAGTCCTTTTGTGGAAAATAACCATATCCGCTCCTGGAAGACTCTGAAGAAATCTAAAAAACAGAAGGGGTAG